CTCGCGAAGGGCGCGTCGTCGCAATCAATACAGCGATTTGCGTCTTGTGATTTgctctctctccctctatctctgtctctctctacCAATGTCTACCCATCgaatcttttgtttttacttGTTGGCTCGTTGCTCGCCGGATCGATGCGCAAAAATGCTTCTATCTTCAACTTCGTGACGAGTGCTTCCAACCCTTGTGCTCAGTACCTTTGCCTTACGACAATAACGCGACCATAATCTAAATATCTCGACTGAAACACACGTGCCACTCTCATCCCGCCAGAAAACGATGCTAGATCACCTCATATGCAGTCATGTGTATGTAGTTCGGAAAGTCGTGAGGCGCCGTCGCGTAACGCGACGTGAACCTAGACAAAATTCAAAAGGAGCGGGCGCGAGAATGGGCTGATAGTCAAGTTTTGTCCGCAGAAATGTGGTGCCGGTGGCGCCGATCGTATGATAAATCGCATGTGTATACACGCGACGGCGTGAGTTTCTGAATACGGCCACGGGTTAGGGGAGACCGCGCGCAGTACTCGCCGAAGGACAGGGTGACGGGCGAAATTCGCAGGTATACATCGCGTGAAAGACGCCTGAAACGCGACGCCGACGTGCGAGCACGCGTGGTCcttaaattttcattcatcCGAGCGACAATGACAATGTGCTAACCATCCTAACGATTCGGAAGCCATGGCGAACATCGCGGCGCAGCGAATCAAACGAGAATTTAAAGAGGTTATAAAGAGCGAGGAGGTGAGTGTGCGAAAAGTCGCGGTTGATAGCACCCCCGGGAAGATGCGAGATCCATTTCTCTCGATAACCCACGGCGAATGAAAGCGGGGACATGGATTACGCAATCTTCGCAATGAGAATCACGCACGCGGCCTGACAAAAAATGCAATTCGCATCAGCTATTgacatatttgcaataaagtCCGATCGTTTGTATTGTGTATCGTCTTGTCGATCGACTGTCATCTGGgttttttcattcattttgcAACGTcaatcgcaaaatttttattgtttctcaTCTCCAATAGCTCTCATTGTATTCCTGTTGCTCAAAACTGTTTTGTATAGCAAATTTTACGTCAGCAAATAACAAAATACCACATATTTGTGGATGTTGACATGCATGAATATGCgatgtaataattaacatctttttattctatatgTGACGATTCTAATTAAACTGTATGAACAtagatattaaatgtttacttACTGCGATGTCTGGGATCTCGACTGCATTGAGATCTTTGAGTAGCTTTACACTTTTTTAGATTGCTCATTCTGTATTCACATTAACGTCCCTTGTGATAGAATGTTACCACATGCATCTAGGCAGCTGAATTATGTCAAGACACTACAAATGTCAATGCCATGACAATTTTGGAGATTATCGCTAACAGCAGTCAAGAGTTTTCTTATCATGCTTGAATGTCATAGGTTATGTTGATtacatgtttattttgaaagtatTATGAATGACGTAATACCacatatgaattttataaaagcatgATGTCGCAATGTATCTGCTTCAGCTTTATATGCTTTTATCTATGATTAGGCAACTGCCATATTCTTTAACTGACAAACAGGATTGATTGGAAAACAAGTATCCCAAACATTACATTCTTAACCATCAATTGTTTTTCACCAGTTTAGTTgagaaagataattttatattaatttttgtataaatacatataaattatttttaaaattacttttttgcgaaattttttaattgtagcTTTTAAAACAATCATTGTATTCTCTATAATGTatccttatattttaaatgtgtgtataaaataaaattttataaaatatttttttctatttatttaattcaatcttatattcataatcaattaatatttattatctttaccATAAACCTATTGATATTGGTTTTTTTTGTAcgtaacataaattataagcacaaattatatatagtaaaactaataaatatttatagctaCTTGattctctaatatttttttttatttgatgtttCTACTAGATAGCAAAATGTGCGATTAAAGTTGAATTGGTCAACGATAGTTTTACCGAATTAAAGGGTGAGATTGCTGGTCCACCAGACACACCATATGAAGGGGGTAATTTTGTGCTTGAAATTAAAGTTCCAGAGACATATCCATTCAATCCTCCTAAAGTaagttgatattttaaaaacatatatcttTAAAGAACATTTGTAACGCttattttcattacttttgagaatattaattacattcaatattaataatatttaattgcaacaTGCAGagcttaatttatttatattttaattttatattgtaatttaatttatttaattgtaatatatgaatattatatatttattgcttcaagtttatatataaatgagaaatataaatatgaaccATTAATGTAttgctaataaattttagtttttattttattctcttgctATTATAATAGacaaagcatttttttatctttttgaaaatagattgttgaaagatattttacattgtgtaaataataacacttttattttgcaggTACGtttcataacaaaaatatgGCATCCTAATATATCTTCCGTCACTGGTGCCATTTGTttggatattttaaaagatcaATGGtatgtattttcaatatatttgtatttgaaaataatttattaaaaagtttaatttacagtaaaattgttacaaaacatagtaaatagttttataagttatatttgttcaatttttatcatgcTTTATGTTTGGTGAAAactattacatttatatattttctgcatatattccaatttattattataactttattgcataagttacataatattaaaaactatagtctgcaaattacaaattagCATTTATCTTACtcttaatttttgtatcaaaGGGCTGCTGCAATGACTTTGCGTACGGTACTGCTGTCGTTACAAGCGTTATTGTCTGCAGCGGAGCCGGATGATCCTCAAGATGCTGTAGTTGCTAAGCAATATAAAGACCATCCCGAAATGTTTCGTCAAACTGCCACACATTGGACATTTGTATATGCTGGAGGTatgtgatttaatttttgtgtatatgtgtttggatgtataattttaagtgtgtgtatgtatatatacatataattatatattgattttaggACCGGCAAAAATGCCTGATTTAGATGACAAGATAAGAAGATTAACAGATATGGGAATCGAGGAACATAATGCAAGAGTTGCTTTGTCTTCATATAATTGGGACTTGGAACGCGCCACTGAGCACTGCCTCTTCAGTTAGTGATAACTATATAGCTAATCTGTCACATCCAAGTATCACTCATTTTGTCACTAAAAATTTCCTTGTAATAATATCATGCTCGGATAttgatatcattaataattttaaaattaaaatttcactttAAATGACAATATCTGAATGATAAAGAAGTTATCAGAAAAGTTATTCACACACAATATCTACCAATagtcatttatttaatttgtaacataggaatgagagagaaataattaataaaaaatccacTAGTATTCATCAATTAGataaatttcaaacattttgtGAACAatgtattgttttataatcatttattgaaattattgtttaaacagcaaaatttctttaatgttAATACGATGTAAAATTCAAGTTAACGTATTTTTAGTTGCGTGCTTTCTTTCTATGCGTAATTGttcaatatgtaataaatttgatataaaaaaaccaTGTTATATCTGTTAGTATTgcatactaaaatttttatggtttTCTCAGCTTTTGAAAtcctatattatattacaaattttaaaattatattagcaacacacacacacgcacatcACACAGAGGGTTTTTGGTACAATCTGATATCAGATTCATGACGCTGAACatatttcaatcattttaattGTGTAGTTAGATGTTTTAATTGCCATTtctataatttacaatatctaTGCTTTATGTCAGTGATGCACAAATTTTACtgataaattgcatatttacatttacaatcTTAatgcagaatatatataacaaaaatccATATATttggatatatgtatataaaaataatacacattacaattttacatatattgttaaatttatctttcataagaaaaagagaaaaagacaTCACActacttaaaattattaaaatactagaaataaaattgatatttttaattaaatggtATTATGTTCTTTATATTAGCTTTGAAATATGCAAGGatgctaaatatttattgaatttgttCATCACTGATTTATGATAAAGCACTATTAAAATGATATGTGTGTGCAAAAAACTTTGTATCACACTGTTTTTTCGATAAACTTGAGAtagaaaaatctaatttaagcAAATTCAATTGTATTGAAATAGCATATagcatgtaaaaaaatttatgaatttaattgcgtattgatattttacatttatatatttccaatgttgatttgtatgaaataatgaaattgttacTATATGGATATGTATCCTTGTACAtacatattctttatataattctttttgcatTTGTATATTATGCGGTGTACATTCCAGACTCAATGTAAATGGCATTTATTTAGCAGCGtcaattaaattctatattataaaacttttaagaaATGTGATTGAAAATGatcaaagtaaataaaattattgttttcgatctttacattttaaaaaaattaggtgATTCTATTGTAACTAATTTGTAACGTCATGAAGAAATCAAGAGGGCAATTAgggtaaaaataaacatttaattagcttatttgtataataatatgtatggTGCAGAAATGCATAGTTTTTTGTACAATGAAATGTTAAATTGTATGCGTTCTATGAAAAGatggaaatttaattacagtttCTACTTGCTGCATTAATTTTCACACGTATTGTATTTAGAAGTTATAACCGagttaattatgaaatattttttatttacttcttttttgTACTATTTAACTCAagatacaattttacatacgAATTTGTTCATGGGTGAACCTACATCTTCTTAcatgttacaatataataagttcatgaaaaaaaataaatacttctttttttatcttttctagTTACTGGTCCTTTGCATCGTTTTATACATccatggaaaaaaataaataagcagagaaattttatagaagaggTCTTTGGTAACCAGATGGAAAagagtaatttaaatttgcctTTAAGTAATTTCAAAATGGCCTAGCCAATCAAGTTTGCTGCTCGCATGTCGAAATATTTGCTTGACTTACCAtctttcatgttttttttctatggTTCATACTTATATTTATGGAGCCGATTTAAAACACATGGTTTGTAGGTTAAATTAGTGTTTCATCAATTAACGACATATTCGTGATCATATTGACGATTATTGATATCAATTTTACGATTTAGTTACATAAACGATCACAATATGGTTGTCTTTACTTGTAGCCATTGTGGTGATACGTTGCAAAAACCCAAAGTGGATAAacattatcaatttaaatgcCGAAATACACCTTTCCTCACTTGTGTAGATTGCTTAAAGGATTTTCGGTAAGaatctaaatattaaataataaatattgttaaatattaaaaactgcacataattatacatgtttttaatatttttaattatattttaagaggAGAGGAATATGTTGCACATACTAAATGCATAACTGAAGCTGAGCGATACAGCGGAAAAGATTACGTTCCAAAACCGAGCGCAAATAAAGGTGAACGCAAACAGCAAGAATGGATTGGCGTTGTTAACAATTTGCTAAATGGACCAACAGATTTATCCAATgcagaaagaaattttctcaACTCCTtatcaaaatatgaaaacataCCAAGAAAGAAACCTAAATTCCTCAATTTTATACGTAATGCAATGGGTAATCGTGTAAATACGAATGTTTTGGAAAATGTTTGGAATAAAATGGAGAATGCACATAAACAAAATCAACAGTCTGTTTCAAGGGAGAGAGATGTGCAGACCGTACAGACTCGGGAAGAAAATAATGGtacgtttttaattatcttgttTAAGTTTATTGAGCAAAGAAATTAActgtaatgtataatataaattgtatatttttattatctctgTTTTTCAGCGAATGACAGAACATCAAATCAAAACATGGATTCCAATAATTTACTGGACACGGAGAACATTATTGAGAATCAAAATAacgagaatatatataaagaaaataattctgcGGAGTgtcaaaatggaaataatgAAGCCCATGAAATTAATGGCAATGATACATGTGAAAAGCGAACAAAATCTAAAAAACGATCATTGAAATCAAAGAATGTTCAAATAACAGAGGAAAATGAACCTGTTGCCAAGATTTCAAAAACATCCAGTTTAGAAGTAAATGCAAATGACAGTGAAAGTGCTGTGTTtgattggaaaaatattattttaaccattgtacaaaataaaggTGAagtatctttaaaaaaattacagagcaagattattaaaaaatatacaaatcaCATTTGTAATTTGAGTGACATATCTAAGCTGACTGATGAAGAGCACGAGAAAGCTATTGCAAAGTTTAACAAAGCATtgaaaaaactgaaaaaaacatttgcattATGCATCTTAGAAGATAAGGTGAAATTATCTTAATAGTGAAATTATCAAACCTGTCCATCTatgtattacttttatatagaataaaccagataaaacatttaaatgttagttatttaacatttagtTACATATGACTCATTGCAATAAACCAATCAATCAGTTATGCAATTCACTTACTCTGATTTTCTCTAGATTGTGATTaggtatacaaaatataaaacaaatttttaatctacaaCGCTATGAATGGCTATTGtataacttataatttattgtataaaaaatctatacgGTAGTTACACAGCTACAAGAAATACActtcttataataaatagttaacgATGACAAAATCTACTGGAAGATATGTGATGTTATTGTGTATTAGCATATCTTGATATTAATTGCTCGACCTAAAACATTTAAAGACatcctttaattaaaatttgtccTTTTTACAGATAGACATTAATATATtggatattaatatattaattatattaattatttaatatatatttaatatattaaaaatatcatgtctTGCttcgtatattatattactaattgataaaaattataaaaatttatttaaatattttttcggaATACGACATAATCACTTACAGAATCACTCATAGTCGCCAAAAGACCCTTTGTAAGTACTTTAGAACTGTCAGCTCCAAAATGGATTGTTTGTCGATCATACAACTGTGCTACTGTTCCCCCTAAAGCTCTATTAAAAAGTAAGGAGTAGTTAAATAATAAGACCAgagaaatatgtaataataatcaaaatacttAAATACCTAAGAATTGCTGTTCCTGCACAAATATCCCATTTCTTGATAGCAGTTGCATGAGCGTATGCTGTCGTATTACCAACAGCTACCTCTAAGAATTTATATCCTGCACCACCAgcagaaataatttcaacgtTATTGCCGAATGCAACTTTAGATGCATTTGTGATTTCTCCAGCATGTGAAAGAGATACAATCAGAATAGGCGTTTCACTATCCTTCATTTTgggcaaatttttcaaattttttgatgtACCATGATTAGCCCACGCCCAATATAAACTATGATTTTGTCTTGTCTCAAATGGTTTATATATAACACCAATAATTGGTTGTCCTTTCACAGCTACACACACCATAGTGGatacatattgtaataaattctctaaaaattaaacataagatagcatgtaaaaattgttaaaatttctaaaacattttttcaaactaAAAAATAGTGTCCAAGAATCTTTAAATATCCTTTCAGCtacaaaatttcattattgaaGTTCAAGCCTATGTTTGCTTAGCAAAAACTTTCTAATGACTGAAAAAAGAACATTTAGCAAGTTTGAAATATCttgtataaactttatatatatttatgaagaaatttagaattttgtaTCAAATTCTTATgcttacatattaaattatttaaagaataagCTTTACACACAATTTtgtgctttatatatatatctgagATTAACATGATCTTCATGATCTTCACAGAACTGAAGTAATTATCTGTATATCAtgtgtcaaaatttatttttattattttatcctaAAAACCAGtgcgtttttaatatttaatcataaacaaatgtaaaaatattaattgcttcCAAATTgcacttataaaaaatatatttttctcattttttaaaaattcttcctatagaatttaaaatgttgattgtaacataaatatgcataaaagtagACAGCATCAGCCaccttaaaaataatttttgctacAAATTAcctgcaaatttatttataatttactttcattaaaatactgggttattatcaaaatatattattacctGTGAATTCTTTAGTAGCGTCAAGAGGATCTATCCAAATTGTAACATCATAAATGTTTACAATGTCATCATTTATGTCATAACCATCAATACTTTTAATAGATTTCTTAATGTCTTCTACTACTATCTTGTCGCAATCTTGCGATGCTTCCTCAGATATCACAGTAATTCCTGGAAATGCCTGGACTAAAGAACCATACATTGCACAATGGGATCTGTAATCAGCTGCGGTTACTGGGTCATCCACTCCTTTAAGCACAcagaagaaaaacattttattatttaatagttaatacacattaaatattaatgtaccTACCTTCCTTCGTTTGACCTttactttcaattttaaatttaatctgaTCATGTACTGTCACCACTTGAAATCCGCCAATTTCCGCCGCTCTTATCGCGGCGGCGAGAAGCTGTTTTAAGGATACATCCTTGTCATTCGCACGCTGATTTGTACATAAATAAACGATGATGAAGATCACTACGAATACGCACAAGAGTATCTTCTGCAGACGTACGCTTATCCTATTGTACATTGCAAATTAGTGATTTGCAATTAATGGTAAGTCAGCAAAATCTATCTATCACGTTGTAATTTTTACTGTTGCGCTCAATTTTTTAGTGCAAATATAGAAATCCTGTTgacaaataatacaattaacaaTGCAGGTTCTTGTTAACCTCATTTACCATATAAAGTTTAAACATGAAACAACATACTGCTGATATTGTGCGAACAGTCTCTGTATAAATGTGAGTTGTAGACAGATTTATGTTGGGTATTAAGCTTGATGATAAAGTTTTGTTTCAACATGGTAATTAAATGGGATTAAGTGAACTTTTTATTTAGGTTAGTTTCACTAGTCAAGAAACAGTACAGCTACAGCTACAAAAGTGCAACTACAAAGAACGGGTTTATgcctgtatatattaatttaaccgtaaatgatatagaaaatgtttaaGATATAAACAAATCTAATTCTCGTTTAAGTTATATTCTTCATAcgttgttttgtttttttttgcctcTCAaagtatgaataaatatatattttattttaaagtgcAGGATGCAGTTAAATCGACATATGCAATTCTGGCGGGAAACAATGGCGCGCTGGAAATTTCAAGGTTACTTGCTTTGCATTCAAATGtaacttgaatattttttttcgataaataacatattgtaattattgcagGTATATTCTAAACCTAAAGCTGTTTTATAGTACATCTGAGATATATTTAACGAAACGTAAGAAAGTTTCTGTATCAATGACATAAGATCattcaaaatacaaaaaaaggaCGAAAATGCTCACGATACAGTTTGGGCAATGCGGAAATCAATTGGGATACGATTTATTCTCGAAGGTATGTGCTGATCTGAAAAGTCCAAATACTGGCGTTTCTTATTCTGCCAATTACGAGTACACGGAAAACACAATCGAGAAATGGTTCGACGGAATCACGAAAGGCGGTCAGCATTTGGCAAGGGCGATTCTCGTCGACACCGAAGAGAAAGTCGTCAACAAGATATGTAAGAATACGAATGCATCTTGGATGTACCGAACAAGTAACGTTATTTGCCAGTCTGGCGGTGGTTCTGCCAACAATTGGGCGTATGGCTACAAAATAAATGGTCAACG
This window of the Linepithema humile isolate Giens D197 chromosome 1, Lhum_UNIL_v1.0, whole genome shotgun sequence genome carries:
- the LOC105672844 gene encoding putative inositol monophosphatase 3; this encodes MYNRISVRLQKILLCVFVVIFIIVYLCTNQRANDKDVSLKQLLAAAIRAAEIGGFQVVTVHDQIKFKIESKGQTKEGVDDPVTAADYRSHCAMYGSLVQAFPGITVISEEASQDCDKIVVEDIKKSIKSIDGYDINDDIVNIYDVTIWIDPLDATKEFTENLLQYVSTMVCVAVKGQPIIGVIYKPFETRQNHSLYWAWANHGTSKNLKNLPKMKDSETPILIVSLSHAGEITNASKVAFGNNVEIISAGGAGYKFLEVAVGNTTAYAHATAIKKWDICAGTAILRALGGTVAQLYDRQTIHFGADSSKVLTKGLLATMSDSVEQLISRYANTQ
- the LOC105672834 gene encoding cell growth-regulating nucleolar protein, translating into MVVFTCSHCGDTLQKPKVDKHYQFKCRNTPFLTCVDCLKDFRGEEYVAHTKCITEAERYSGKDYVPKPSANKGERKQQEWIGVVNNLLNGPTDLSNAERNFLNSLSKYENIPRKKPKFLNFIRNAMGNRVNTNVLENVWNKMENAHKQNQQSVSRERDVQTVQTREENNANDRTSNQNMDSNNLLDTENIIENQNNENIYKENNSAECQNGNNEAHEINGNDTCEKRTKSKKRSLKSKNVQITEENEPVAKISKTSSLEVNANDSESAVFDWKNIILTIVQNKGEVSLKKLQSKIIKKYTNHICNLSDISKLTDEEHEKAIAKFNKALKKLKKTFALCILEDKVKLS
- the Ubc4 gene encoding ubiquitin-conjugating enzyme E2-22 kDa: MANIAAQRIKREFKEVIKSEEIAKCAIKVELVNDSFTELKGEIAGPPDTPYEGGNFVLEIKVPETYPFNPPKVRFITKIWHPNISSVTGAICLDILKDQWAAAMTLRTVLLSLQALLSAAEPDDPQDAVVAKQYKDHPEMFRQTATHWTFVYAGGPAKMPDLDDKIRRLTDMGIEEHNARVALSSYNWDLERATEHCLFS